Proteins from a single region of Pongo pygmaeus isolate AG05252 chromosome 3, NHGRI_mPonPyg2-v2.0_pri, whole genome shotgun sequence:
- the LOC129034668 gene encoding proteoglycan 3-like: protein MRTFVIAEGGSSAAKSCVQDLLLPVSTDPCDIHRSSECLRCSGGYLISVCSYNSNDHNQCYAGTASLALLWIGGILKGCFLWKQFHWTEGSHWNFGYCALGSPGNGNGCCVALFARGGPLVMSPMQVAPVLHLLLLSQRDGDPPERICEFLSL from the coding sequence ATGAGAACCTTTGTAATTGCTGAAGGAGGTAGTAGTGCAGCCAAGTCCTGTGTGCAAGACCTGCTGCTCCCAGTTAGTACGGACCCTTGTGACATTCACAGAAGCTCAGAATGTCTGAGATGCTCTGGAGGCTACCTTATCTCCGTCTGCAGCTACAACTCCAATGATCACAATCAGTGCTATGCTGGCACAGCCAGCCTGGCCCTGCTCTGGATTGGAGGCATCCTCAAGGGCTGCTTCCTGTGGAAGCAGTTTCACTGGACTGAGGGGAGCCACTGGAATTTTGGATACTGTGCCTTAGGGTCACCCGGGAATGGGAACGGTTGCTGTGTGGCCCTGTTTGCCAGAGGGGGGCCATTGGTGATGAGCCCTATGCAAGTGGCACCTGTCCTTCACCTGCTCCTTCTAAGCCAGCGGGATGGAGACCCTCCAGAGAGAATATGTGAGTTCCTGTCCTTATGA